A genomic window from Castor canadensis chromosome 18, mCasCan1.hap1v2, whole genome shotgun sequence includes:
- the Gas2l1 gene encoding GAS2-like protein 1 — protein MADPVSSIAGSAAKSVRPFRSSEAYVEAMKEDLAEWLNALYGLGLPSGGDGFLTGLATGTTLCRHANAVTEAAQALAATRPTRGVAFQAHSVAPGSFVARDNVATFIGWCRTELGVPEVLMFETEDLVLRKNEKSVVLCLLEVARRGARLGLLAPRLVQFEQEIEQELRAAPPAPNTPAAGDHVTETATAPGAPTRGPRMTPSDLRNLDELVREILGHCACPDQFPMIKVSEGKYRVGDSSLLIFVRVLRSHVMVRVGGGWDTLEHYLDKHDPCRCSSAAHRLPPPRTRTFSPQRVSPVPSPRPGSPIPGNERRGSRPEVTPLSSRSTKEGPEPPARPRDQLPPLPRSRRYSGDSDSSASSAQSGPLGARSDDAAPGPRRERPSRRLTTGPPASPRRPPGPRSQSRDRVDRGRPRGTPGGRGAQTAAPSPARRARSQSRDAQAVLLVRRDRDGQHSWVTRGGGGGSGASTPHTPRARSPAAPRPPPPPPPPPAPPRPCSPGPRAAATPASAFRTPLQLDPQQEQQLIRRLEEEFLANARALEAAAAPDPPAPDSAYCSSSSSSSSLSVLGGKGGPPGDPSRTANGLPGPRSQALSSSSDEGGGVAPDAPGPDPSWTWARGRMDTQPDRKPSRIPTPRGPRRPSAPAELGAWRALHSAAPRAEPDF, from the exons ATGGCGGATCCAGTGTCCAGCATCGCGGGCTCGGCAGCCAAGAGCGTGCGGCCTTTCCGCTCCAGTGAGGCCTACGTGGAGGCCATGAAGGAAGACCTGGCCGAGTGGCTCAACGCCCTGTACGGCCTGGGTCTGCCCAGCGGTGGCGATGGCTTCCTGACCGGGCTGGCCACGGGCACCACCCTGTGCCGACACGCCAACGCTGTCACCGAGGCCGCCCAAGCTCTGGCCGCCACTCGCCCAACCCGAGGTGTGGCCTTCCAGGCACACAGCGTGGCTCCTGGCTCCTTCGTGGCCCGCGACAATGTGGCCACCTTCATCGGCTGGTGCCGGACGGAGCTGGGCGTGCCCGAGGTGCTGATGTTCGAGACCGAGGACCTGGTCCTGCGGAAGAACGAGAAGAGTGTCGTGCTGTGCCTGCTGGAGGTGGCGCGGCGCGGCGCCCGCCTGGGCCTGCTGGCCCCGCGCCTCGTGCAGTTTGAGCAGGAGATTGAGCAGGAGCTGCGAGCTGCGCCCCCGGCCCCCAACACCCCCGCTGCTGGGGACCACGTCACCGAGACCGCCACTGCACCGGGGGCCCCCACTCGTGGACCCCGCATGACTCCCAGTGACCTGCGCAACCTGGACGAGCTG GTGAGGGAGATCCTGGGCCACTGCGCGTGTCCAGACCAGTTCCCCATGATCAAGGTGTCGGAGGGGAAGTACCGGGTGGGAGACTCCAGCCTGCTCATCTTCGTGCGC GTGCTCAGGAGCCACGTGATGGTGCGCGTGGGCGGCGGCTGGGACACCCTCGAGCACTACCTGGACAAGCATGACCCCTGTCGCTGCTCCTCCGCTG CCCACCGCCTGCCCCCGCCCAGGACCCGCACTTTCTCCCCCCAGAGAGTGTCACCTGTCCCCAGCCCCCGCCCCGGCAGCCCCATCCCCGGCAACGAGCGCCGGGGCTCCCGGCCGGAGGTGACTCCGCTGAGTTCACGAAGCACAAAGGAGGGGCCCGAGCCCCCGGCCAG ACCCCGGGACCAGCTGCCCCCCCTGCCCCGCTCCCGTCGCTACTCCGGGGACAGCGACTCTTCGGCCTCCTCTGCCCAGAGCGGCCCCCTCGGTGCCCGCAGTGACGACGCCGCCCCCGGCCCGCGGAGGGAGCGGCCCAGCCGGCGGCTGACCACTGGGCCCCCGGCGTCCCCACGCCGGCCACCCGGCCCACGCAGCCAGTCCCGAGACCGAGTGGATCGGGGACGACCTCGGGGGACCCCGGGGGGCCGAGGAGCCCAGACGGCGGCCCCCAGCCCCGCGCGGCGCGCCCGCAGCCAGAGCCGCGACGCACAGGCCGTGCTGCTCGTGCGCAGGGACCGCGACGGCCAGCACTCGTGGGTGacccggggcgggggcgggggctcGGGCGCCAGCACCCCGCACACCCCGCGAGCCCGCAGCCCCGCAGCGCCCCGCCCGCCCCCGCCGCCCCCCCCACCgcccgccccgccccggcccTGCAGTCCCGGTCCCCGCGCGGCCGCCACCCCGGCCAGCGCCTTCCGCACGCCGCTGCAGCTGGACccgcagcaggagcagcagctgaTCCGCCGCCTGGAGGAGGAGTTCCTGGCCAATGCCCGCGCCCTCGAGGCCGCGGCCGCGCCAGACCCGCCGGCCCCCGACTCGGCCTACTGCTCCTCCAGCTCGTCCTCCTCGTCCCTCAGCGTCCTGGGTGGCAAGGGTGGCCCGCCCGGGGACCCCAGCCGGACAGCCAACGGGCTGCCCGGGCCCCGCAGCCAAGCTCTGTCCAGCTCTTCCGACGAAGGCGGCGGGGTGGCGCCCGATGCACCTGGCCCGGACCCCTCGTGGACCTGGGCACGGGGGCGGATGGACACGCAGCCAGATCGGAAGCCCTCACGCATCCCCACGCCGCGGGGGCCTCGGCGCCCGTCCGCACCCGCGGAGCTCGGGGCCTGGCGTGCCCTGCACTCGGCCGCCCCAAGGGCCGAGCCAGATTTCTGA
- the LOC109702438 gene encoding ras-like protein family member 10A, with protein sequence MGGSLRVAVLGAPGVGKTAIIRQFLFGDYPERHRPTDGPRLYRPAVLLDGAVYDLSIRDGHGAGPTSPGPGPSPGGRQEWPDPKDWSLQDTDAFVLVYDICSPDSFDYVKALRQRIAETRPAGAPEAPILVVGNKRDRQRLRFGPRRALAALVRRGWRCGYLECSAKYNWHVLRLFRELLRCALVRARPAHPALRLQGALHPARCSLM encoded by the exons ATGGGGGGCAGCTTGCGGGTGGCCGTGCTGGGCGCTCCGGGAGTGGGCAAGACGGCCATCATCCGCCAGTTCCTGTTCGGTGACTACCCCGAGCGACACCGGCCCACGGACGGCCCCCGCCTCTACCGGCCCGCAGTGCTGCTCGACGGCGCCGTCTATGACCTGAGCATCCGCGACGGCCACGGCGCCGGCCCCACCTCGCCTGGCCCGGGCCCGAGCCCCGGAGGGCGCCAG GAGTGGCCGGACCCTAAGGACTGGAGCTTGCAGGACACAGACGCCTTCGTGCTGGTCTACGACATCTGCAGCCCGGACAGCTTCGACTACGTGAAGGCCCTGCGGCAGCGAATCGCCGAGACCAG GCCGGCAGGTGCACCCGAGGCCCCCATCCTCGTGGTAGGCAACAAGCGGGACCGGCAGCGGCTGCGCTTCGGCCCCCGGCGTGCGCTGGCCGCCCTGGTGCGCAGGGGTTGGCGCTGCGGCTACCTCGAGTGCTCGGCCAAGTACAACTGGCACGTGCTGCGTCTCTTCCGCGAGCTTCTGCGCTGCGCGCTGGTGCGAGCACGCCCTGCACATCCGGCCCTGCGCCTGCAGGGGGCGCTGCACCCGGCGCGTTGCAGCCTCATGTGA